One genomic window of Methanobrevibacter gottschalkii DSM 11977 includes the following:
- a CDS encoding tetratricopeptide repeat protein: MELENYEQAMDCFKKVLDVDPHNIIILNEISSCYLYLEEYDLAFNCLNDILKKDEENLEVLLNLSLL; encoded by the coding sequence ATGGAGTTAGAAAATTATGAACAAGCAATGGATTGTTTTAAAAAAGTATTGGATGTTGATCCTCATAATATTATAATATTAAACGAGATTAGTTCATGCTATTTATATTTAGAAGAATATGATTTGGCTTTCAATTGTCTTAATGATATATTAAAAAAAGATGAGGAAAATCTTGAAGTTTTGCTTAATTTAAGTCTATTATAA
- a CDS encoding tetratricopeptide repeat protein, whose protein sequence is MFKDRIVNYYIDKSMEYGHNHLNKKAIDCVDKILFLDKNNARALSFKGLYYAFLFEKEKSFECFSEILKNNPDDVHCYYRKGLACMELEKYEQAINCFKKVLDVDPHHPIVLRYISSCYLYLEEYDLAFNSINDVLKEDMENPELLLSLSLYYDVLEMYDESLNILNKIIEKNPNEDNALLQMAIVYRNQEMYDDALKYIELALNINADCIVSKSIKYNLLAYVGDFEHSLQGFDEISKTYFDGWGVIESYYSYYGESLEVMGKYEDALKVYDEYLEKYPNFPKKMIENMKTDVKKLIKQC, encoded by the coding sequence ATGTTTAAGGATAGGATAGTTAATTATTATATTGATAAATCGATGGAATATGGTCATAATCATTTAAATAAAAAAGCAATTGATTGTGTTGATAAAATATTGTTTTTGGATAAGAATAATGCTAGGGCTTTGTCATTTAAAGGGCTTTATTATGCTTTTCTTTTTGAAAAGGAGAAATCGTTTGAATGTTTCAGTGAAATCCTTAAAAATAATCCTGATGATGTACATTGTTATTATAGAAAAGGCTTGGCATGCATGGAGTTAGAAAAGTATGAACAAGCAATCAATTGTTTTAAAAAAGTATTGGATGTTGATCCTCATCATCCAATAGTTTTAAGGTACATTAGTTCATGTTATTTGTATTTGGAAGAATATGATTTAGCTTTTAATTCCATTAATGATGTATTAAAAGAGGATATGGAAAATCCTGAACTATTACTTAGTTTAAGTCTTTATTATGATGTTTTGGAAATGTATGATGAATCATTAAATATTTTAAATAAAATAATTGAAAAAAATCCTAATGAAGATAATGCATTATTACAAATGGCTATTGTTTATAGAAATCAAGAAATGTATGATGATGCATTAAAATATATTGAATTGGCTTTAAATATTAATGCCGATTGTATTGTTTCAAAATCAATAAAATATAATTTATTAGCTTATGTTGGTGATTTTGAACATTCTTTACAGGGTTTTGATGAGATTTCTAAAACATATTTTGATGGTTGGGGTGTAATTGAATCGTATTATAGTTATTATGGCGAGTCATTGGAGGTAATGGGGAAATATGAGGATGCATTAAAGGTATATGATGAATATTTGGAAAAATACCCAAATTTCCCAAAAAAAATGATTGAAAATATGAAAACTGATGTCAAAAAATTAATTAAACAATGTTAA